The sequence below is a genomic window from Methylophilus sp. DW102.
GGCAAACCTGACACGATTCACACAGCAAATGCGCCAGGCTCTCGCGCGTCCGTTTGCGCGTGAGCTCCACCAGCCCAAGGGCAGAAAACCCGTTCACATTAATCCGCGCACGGTCCAGCGTCACAGCACTGCGCAACTCTTCCAGCACTGCCGCACGTTGTGCATCCTCATCCATATCAATAAAGTCGATGATAATGATGCCGCCCAGGTTACGCAGGCGTAGCTGACGGGCAATCGCTTGCGCCGCCTCCAGATTGGTTTTGAAAATGGTATCGGACAGGTTTTTACCACTGACAAAACTACCGGTGTTCACATCCACCGTGGTCAGCGCTTCAGTCTGGTCAAAGATCAGGTAGCCACCCGATTTGAGCTCCACCTTGCGCGCCAGCGCCTTTTCGATTTCGTTTTCAATATCGTAAAACTCAAACAGCGAGCGTTCGCCTTTGTAGTGCGTCAGCGGTTTTACCGCGTGCGAAACATAAAGCTCGGCAAACTCTTTTAGCCGCTCAAACATCTCGCGCGAATCGACACGGATGCTGGTGGTTTCGGTACACACCACATCGCGCAAAATGCGTCGCGGCAAACTCAGGTCATAAAAAATCAGCGAGCGTTCACCGACCTTGGTGCTCTCGGTCTGGATTTTTTGCCACACTTTGCGCAAATACTCGATGTCGGCCAACAACTCCTGATCGGTGGCGTTTTCTGACATGGTGCGGATGATATAGCCGCCTTCGCGTGCTTCAGGCAACAAGCCCAGCAAACGATTGCGCAAAAACTCGCGTTCTTCTTCGTGATCAATGCGCTGCGATACGCCGATATGTTTCTGGTAAGGCAAATACACCAAAAAACGGCCGGCAATGCTGATTTCAGTGGTCAGGCGTGCGCCTTTGGTGCCTATCGCCTCTTTAATCACCTGGACGATAATCGACTGGCCTTCATGCAACACTTCCTGAATCGGGCGGTCGGTTTTCACCGCGCCCTCCTCGGTATGGCACTCCATGATATCGGCCGCATGCAAAAAGGCCGCACGCGGCAGGCCGATTTCGACAAAGGCAGATTGCATGCCAGGCAACACGCGCACAACAGTGCCGCGATAAATATTACCGACAATCCCCAGCGAAGAGGCGCGTTCAATGTGCAACTCCTGAACGATGCCCTGCTCCAGAATCGCCACGCGCGTTTCCTGCGGCGTGACGTTAATCAATACTTCCTGTGCCAACGACATAGTGCTTATCCAATCCCGAATCTATTTTTTTGATAGCAGTTTACCATGCGTTCAGCAGCTGCGCCGTTTCATGCAGCGGCAAACCCATCACCCCGCTATAACTGCCCTCAATGCGCGCAATCCAGGCCCCGGCACGGCCCTGAATACCATACGCCCCGGCCTTGTCCATGGGCTCCCCCGAAGCCACATAGTCTTGTAGCACCGCCAATGGCACAGGCATCATATGCACCCGCGTGGTACTCAACAAGCACTGCGCTTTACCCTCGTGCATCACCGCTACCGCCGTGTGCACCTCATGCAAGCTGCCACTTAGCCGCGTCAGCATGGCCAGCGCTTCCGCCGCATCCGCCGGCTTGCCCAATATTTCGTTGCCCAGCGCGACCGTGGTATCTGCCGCCAGAATCGGCAACCCGCGGTGACCATGCTCTGCATGGATCGCTTGTGCCTTGGCTACCGCCAGCCGCTGCACATAACGGGCAGGATCTTCACCCGGCCAACATGACTCATCAATATCCGCGGGCATGATGTCACAGCTTATGCCCAATTGCGCCAGTAACTCGACGCGGCGTGGGCTACGCGAGGCCAAAATAATCTTGCGATTGTTCATCATTCTGTATCTTTATCAAATGCACGACATCCAGTGCTGGGTACCACAATTATTAAAACGGTATTATGGCTTATTCCAACCCTGGTTTAGCGAGACTTTGCAAGTTTCGCTAGCCCCGGCCGCTTTGTGTACAATACCCCCTCGTTTCACACTTGCAGCCTCGCCATGAATACCATCGAACAGCTGATACAGCGCGCCGACCAACTGATTACAAGACTTGAGCACCTGTTGCCCACCCCACCTGCTGAGCCAGACTGGCAAGCCGTGGCCTGGCGCTGGGTCAAGCACAACGGACAAGGCCAGTTACAAGCCGTCGGGCATCCACACCAGATTCTGCTGGACGATATCCGCTTTATAGACCGGCAAAAAAATGAGGTGGTGCGAAATACACGCCAGTTTTTACAAGGCCTGCCCGCCAACCACGTGTTGCTGACAGGCGCACGCGGCACCGGTAAATCGTCGCTTGTAAAGGCCGTGCTCAACGCTTACGCCAGCCAAGGCTTACGTCTGATAGAAGTCGAAAAACAAGACCTCACAGACTTGCCACAAATCACTCAATTGATACGCAACCGCCCGGAAAAGTTTATTATTTTTTGTGATGACCTCACCTTTGAAGCCAACGACATCGGCTATAAAGCCCTTAAAGTCATCCTCGATGGCTCGATTGAAAACGCCTCGTCCAACCTGCTGGTCTACGCCACGTCTAACCGCAAAAACCTGATGCCGGAATATATGTCTGACAATCAACCGATTGTAGATAACGGCGAAATCCGCCAGAACGACACCATAGACGAAAAAACCTCACTGGCAGAGCGCTTTGGTTTGTGGCTCTCGTTTTACAGTTTCGACCAGGATGAATATCTCAATATTGCCGCCCACTGGCTGCAGACTTTTGGCATCACGATGGATGAGACAGCCCGTCATGCCGCCCTGCAGTTTTACCATACGCGCGGCGCCCGCAGCGGCCGTGTCGCCTACCAGTTTGCCAAAGACTACGCCGGCCAACTGCAACTGAAATCCTGAGCCATGACAAAACTCGTCCAAGTCGCCGTCGCTATCCTGATCCGCCCCAATGGCGAATACTTGCTCGCCAGCCGTCCCAATGGCAAAGGCTGGGCTGGTTGGTGGGAATTCCCCGGCGGCAAAATCGAATCTGGTGAAAGCCCGGAACAGGCACTGATCCGTGAATCACAGGAAGAACTCGGCATTACGCCCACACAAATCCAGCCATGGATCAAACGCCGCTACGACTACCCGGCCACGCATGACGCCGAAGCCAAAACCGTGCTGCTGCATTTCTTTTTTGTTCATACCTGGCAAGGCGAATTACAAGCGCGCGAAGGCCAGCAGTTTGCCTGGCAGCACCCACGCACACTCAACGTCAGCCCCGTGCTACCTGCCAATGCACCAATCATGCAAGCACTCAGTCTGCCACCTGTGTATGCCATCAGCAATATCCAGGAAATGGGTGAACACGCATTCTTGCAAGCGTTAAAGCAGCAGCTCGACCAAGGCCTGCAATTGCTGCAAATACGCGAATCACAGCTTGATGACGCAGCCCTCGCCAAATTGAGCGAGGAAGTATTACAGCTATGTGCGCCTTATGACTGCCGCTGCTTACTCAATGGTAGCCCCGAACAAGCATTACAACTCGGCTACCACGGCGTGCATTTAAATAGCCAGCGCCTGATGACCCTCACGAAAAAGCCGGATAACTTGTTAGTAGGTGCCTCTTGCCATAACCGCGTAGAGTTAGCGCAAGCACAATCATTACAACTACACTTTGCAATGCTCTCCCCTGTGCTACCGACAAAAAGTCACCCTGAAGCAACTGGACTAGGCTGGGAGCAATTTGGTGAAATGTTAAACGGGCTTGAGATTCCAGTGTATGCACTGGGTGGGATGCATTTTGAACATGTATCGCAGGCGCAATCCTTTGGTGCGCGTGGCATTGCCATGCAACGTGCGATCTGGGAGCAACAAACTTGTGCGCCATCAGCTGCATCGTATGCCCATACTGGCTAAACAAACGTGCCCAGTGATACGCACCTGTACAAGCCTCCATCCAAGTGAGGCAAGGCGGTAAGTTGGCGACAATCGAGAGCAGTTGATCCCGTGCCACGCATGGCTTGATTAAAACCACATGACCTTGGTTGTCAACGCCATGCAAAGCGAATATATTCTTGGCTAAATCAATCCCGAGTGTGACAATATTCATGGACTTCCTATATCAATGGCGTGATGAAGTGTGGAAACTCAATCATTGCAGGTTTAACTTCTCGCGGCTTCCAACACAAGCCCGAGGCAGGGAAGTACCTTTCGTCCGTTAGGCATTTCACACCGCCCATGAAAATAGACAGCCTTGACCACTTGGTGCTTACCGTGAAAGACATCGAAACCACCGCGTCTTTCTATTCGAGAGTCTTAGGCATGGACATCATTACTTTCGGTGGCGGTCGTAAAGCTTTGTCTTTTGGCACGCAGAAAATTAACCTACATCAGGTCGGGAAAGAGCTGGAGCCAAAAGCCCAACAGCCTATGCCTGGCTCGGCTGATTTGTGCTTTATCACATCAGTTCCGCTCTCTGATGTGGCAATCCACCTATCTTCGTGCAATGTTGCTGTAATCGAGGGCCCGGTACAGCGCACAGGAGCAACAGGCAAAATTCTTTCTGTGTATTTTCGCGATCCTGATATGAATCTGATTGAGGTTTCAAATCATGTGCATGCCTAAGATTTTGATCGGTCCTTCTACTTAGATGCCAGGAAAATAATAAAGATGATACAGTTTTCATTTATTAACTTATTGCTCTTAGCCTCATTTTCTACAGCACAAGCTGCAGATTACCTAGGTCAGTTTCTTTACAAATACGACAGCGGCAGTATTTACCGTGTAAAGGTAAATGATGCTAGATCAATGTCGTGGGTGTGTATTGAGGGCTCTGAAAAAGGCGCGAATGGTATAGAAAAACCTGAACGCTTTAAAGTCGCCGAAAAAATTTACTTTGCCTCATGGGTAGAAAAAACAGGCATTAGCGTCTCTCAGGTGATTAACTTAAAAACAATGAAGGTCTATTCAACCATTATTGACGGTAAAGAACGTTATGTTCTTGCAGGTAAAGTCATTCGTGAAAAATAAGGTTTTTTCCTAACTCATCATCCAGCGGGACGCCTAGCTGAGCACCTTAATTCAAACTGTAAGTGCTTCCCCATTTTAAACACTAGCCATCAGCAATCTTTGTGTGTGTTTAAGTTTTTTAGCGCATAAGTATCATTTGCTGAAGCCAGTGGTAAGCTAGAAGTCGAAGGACTGAGGTAAATACACCTAATCATATTGGGCTCGTTCGGCAGGGTCCAAACAGCTACACATCAAAGCTGGGAGTTCAGCTATGATTGAATTATCCATATCAATGTGTTTTCAACAGAATACAAAGTGCCAAGTGATGTGCGCCTGTACACACCAACATCCCAATGAGGCAAACCGGTAAGTTGGCAACTATGGAATACGGTTGGTCTAGTAAAACGTGTTACTTAATTAAAATTTCATGACATTCATTGTCAACGCTGTATAAAGGGCACGCTTTGATGCAGAGCGCGCAGGCATGTCACGCATCAGGAATAACAACTCAAGAAATCTTTCCGGAATACACAAAGTTCTTTAGCTTCGAAATTAATTAGAGTCGCTTATAACTCTCTCTTTCGATGAGGCGAATTTAAAACACACCACAAGGGCATACTTCAACACAGCTCCTTAGCCGCGCACTTGTTCAACTTAATTATAGGATTATCTTACCGTCTGTACCGTATTCTTTAACAATTTAATTACTTCGCATCGAAACGATAACTTGATGTGAATACCATCCCCATCAGCAATTCATTATAAATTACTGTCGCCGTATCATCCTCCGCAGCACCAGTAGCAATCATTAACGGAATAAAATGATCTTCGCGCGGATGTGCAAAGCGCGCTGCTGGCGCACTCTCCCAAGCAGTCAGTAATTTACTGCGCTTTTGCCCTGTCTGCCCAGTGAGAGTTTGCGTTATCCATCTGTCAAACAAACGTGATTTTTCTTTTGCATCCCTCGGAAAACATAAATCATGGTAATTCATACCACTGACAATGATGAGTATGCCTTCCTCACGCAGTGGAGCTAAGACGCGGCCAACCGCCATATGTGCCTCAGGTGAATAATCCCGCTGGATAGAGAGCTGAATGATGGGGACATCTGCATCTGGGTACATGGGGTAGGCAATCGTATAGACACCATGGTCATATCCACGCATGGTATTTTCAGATGCGCCTATCCCTGCTGATGCGAGCAATCCCATGATCCGATGGGCAAAGGTTGGTGCACCAGGAGCTTTGTAGTGAATATGATAGGTTTTTTCTGGGAACCCAGAATAATCATAGATCATCGGTGGGTTAGGATGAGCCATAACGGTGAAATCCTCCTCTTCCCAGTGACCAGAAACAACCAGCATAGCCTTTGGTTTCTTCGGTAAGTGCGCGGGAATATCCTGTAGCGATCGATGGAGCAATCCATAGCTGTCGCCCATTTCATCCATCAGCCATAGCCATGGACCGCCACCATGCGAGAGAAAATAAACAGGCATCTTTTGCATTTTTTGCTCCACATTGATTAATTTTAGCGTGCCGCAATCTGTGCTTTGTTGTGTCTACCCCATAAGACAAAAATCGATAGAGAAATTAGAACAGCATTGAAAGGCAGCACCATGAATTCGTCACGTGATGCATGAAACGCAATAGCCAGTATTTGTAGTACCGTACAACCAAGAGCAGCGAGTACCGTCAACTTTGGCAGTATCCGTGTCAACGATGGGAGTAAAATGCCAATGCCACCTGCAAGATCAACCAATCCGATAAATCTTACAAAATTTTCAGAATACTGTCCTGTCCACGGCATCATCTGTGAAAGTTCAGGAATAGGAGTTGTAAATTTAGTGATACCGGAAAACACATAAATACCGAAGGCCGCCACTTGGGCAACCCACAGGCCTATACGCAAAGCCTTGCTTGGCACGTAATGTATTGATGATTGTTGTTGCATAGTCTTCTCCGTTAATGGGTGCGATTGATGATGATTCGCATCCTACATCTTTCTACATGGTGTATCATCAACTAAAAAGTTGATACTGAATTTCTTGAGAGTAAACAATTATGGATACGCTTCTTAGTCTGCATCTACTTGACGCGGTGGCCGAACGCAAGAGTTTTTCGGCTGTGGCAGACCGCTTCAGTCTGTCACCTGCCATGACCAGTAAGCATATTCAGCATATCGAAAGGCAAGTGGGTGCGAGGCTTCTGAATCGTAATAGTCGCAACGTTAGTCTTACTGAAGCCGGTGAACGTTACTTAGCCGCAGTTCGCCCGCTTCTAGAAGGGCTTGCAGAAGCTAAAGCTCAGGTATCTCATGCAACGCTGGCCCCGCATGGCGTATTAAAGGCGAGCATGCCTGTCTGGATGGCCAACTCCGCTTTCGCTCGCTTGATCGCTGTCTATCGGGCAGAAAATCCCAAAGTGACGTTAGACTTCGACCTGAGTGGTCGAATGGTGAATTTAGTGGAGGATGGTTTCGATCTTGCACTGCGTGTGACGATGGCACTGGGCGAGGGGCTCATTGCGCGTAAGCTCAGTATGGTGCGCTTTTACCTAGTCGCATCGCCTGAGTTTCTCAACCAGATTGGGCGACCGACAACGGTCACCGACCTTTCCGGTGCGCCATTCCTTGCTTATGCTCCGATGGCAAATGGCGGCCACATTCGCTTCGGTGAGGGAGCTGATGCCGTTAATATCAATTTTCGCCAGATCATGCAAAGCGAAAATGAAACACTGTTATTACTTGCAGCATGCGAAGGTATGGGATTTGTGTTCTTGCCACACTGGTTGGTGAACGATTATATTACTGATGGGCGACTCGAACTTGTACTGCCTGACACCTTGTGCCCAACTACACCGCTTTACGCTATTTATCCAGACCGAAATTACCTTCCAGCTAAGGTACGGAGTTTCCTTGATTTCCTGTCGGGGCCGAATGGATTTGGAGTAAATCAAAAATAATGGGGTGTACTTATTTGTTGACGTAACATTAATAAATGCGCCGTCTTTTCTGTTCGTTTGGCGAGTTATCTTCAAAGTTTATGGCATTCTCCAGGGTTAAGACGTCGGTCATGCTTACAAGCTACACACACTGGACGTGCCAAACTGCAGGGCGCCCAATACCTAAAACAAGGGCATCCCCATTTTAAGCAATAGCTATATGAAATGTTTTTGTGTTAAGTTTTTCAGAAGATTAAGTATCCTTTGCTATAGAAAATGTTAAGTAAAAAAGAGAAGGACTGCATTATTACAAACGGTAATATCAGGCACTATTCTCAGCCCCCAGGTATCAACTCTGGCAGTTCAGCTCTGATGCATCTACTTGCATTAGAAATAAGGTTATCAAGGGATTAACCACATAAAGTGCTACCATGGGGCTATCGACTGACCCAGATATGGCTTTTATCAAATGAATACAGAACAACCGAACAATCCATTGCACGGTATCACGCTTGCAAAAGTGGTTGAGCAATTAGTGGCGCATTACGGCTGGGAGGCGCTGGCGACAAGGATTAATATCAACTGTTTTAAAAATGACCCTTCAGTTAAATCTAGCCTGAAGTTTTTGCGCAGAACGCCTTGGGCAAGGGCTGAGGTGGAGGCGTTGTTTTTGCGGACATTTTCAAACTAAACGATTCTTACGCCTGCCCGAGTTGGCAGTGTGTTACTGCCGATGTTCTCATTATAAAAAAGCCAGCAAATGCTGGCTTTTTTGCTGGTGATTCTGTCATATCGCAGATAAGTATGTTTAGGGCGCTGCCTTCACGGGCATGGTGACAAACTGATCGGTGATGTTGCCTTGTTTATCTTTAAAGCACAGCCTGAACTTGACCTGCTCACCGGCTTTAAACGGGGTGGGCAACTCAAACAGCATCAAATGCAATCCACCTGGCGCCAGCTTGATGGGCTTGCCCGCAGGGACAGGCAACGCTTCCATACTGCGCATTTTCATGACACCGTTTTGCATGGTCATGCTGTGCATTTCTACGCTCTCTGCACGCTCGGTTTCAATGTAGACCAGAGTGACGTCTTGCGGGCTGGTGAGCGTGAGGTAGGCGGCGCCGACGGACTGGCCGGGATTGGAGGCGCGCACCCAGGCATCGGTGAGTTTGACTTCTGCATGTGCAAAGGCCGTGGAGGCTAACAGGCACAAGCTCGCGAGCAATTTAAGGCAGAGGTGTTTTGTTTGCATACTTAAATCCAGTCTCAAATTATTCTGGCTCGTATAAGTCTGGCGGCGTGCTATCGGGGATGCGAAACTTTTCCGAAGCCCAATCGCCCAGGTCCATCAGTTTGCAGCGTTCGCTACAAAAAGGCCGGAATGGATTTTTAGGGGAATACTCGGTGGTTTCTCCGCAGGCGGGACAGGCCACCTTGCGCGGTTTGACTACTGCTTGCGTCAATTGTGACTGGCTCCGGTAAAGTTGCAGACGATCATCTTGAATGGGATATCCTGTTCACAGCCTTTGGGGCGTTGCACAAAGTCCAGCTTTTGAAAGCGGATGTTGATCGCATATTTGTTGGCACTGACTTCCGGGAAGCATTCTTCATGGTCAATTTCAATGCGCAATAACTGGGCAGGTTTGTGTCCGGAAAGCTGTTGCTGATAGGCGCCATGGTGGGCAACCAGGGATAACACCTGGCCACTGCCACGCAACAACTGCATAATCAGGCTGATGGCTTCGTACATCGGCATCAAGCGGGATAACCACTGCGTAAAATCTTGTTTGCGGCGCTCTACACTCAGGTAGAGCCAGTGGCGGTATGAGGGCAAGTCAAACTCGCAGACCCCGCCTGGAATACTGGTCCGCTGCTTGACGCTCATGAGCCAGTCATTGTCGCGCAAGGTTTGGCCGAGCTTTTGATGATCGGCTCGCAGGGTGGTGGCGCAACGGTCCAGATTGTTTACGGTGCTTTCGAGCGCCTCTTGGTCGATATTGGGATTATGTTGCAGCAGGGAAAGCTGGACTTTATGACGGTCCAGCTCTTGCAGCAAATCTACCTTGAGATCACCACGATCAATGACATCCAACACTTGCAGCATGGAAATCAGCGCCACATGATGACTGACCTCGTGACCAATGGCAATGTGATGCAGCATCTTGTTGAACAGGTCTTCAAGACGAAGATAGGTTCTGATGCGCTCGTTAAATGGAAATTCGTAGCTCGACACGGCAGCCTTTTCTGTCAGCTGATACTTGAAAAGTATGCAATAAAAGTTTGATTATGAAACCCTTTTAACTCAGAGGCAAGTTTTAGAGAAATTTTTGTGAAATTGAAGCACTTTTTGCTGTAAATCGGCGAGTGTCAGCTGGTTTTCAATCACGGTATCCGCAATCGCCAGCCGCGCCTCTCGCGGACTTTGCGACGCCATGATGGCTTGTGCCATTTCGGCAGAGAGCTGACTGCGTTGCATGACCCGCTGCAACTGCGTCTCTTCATCGCAATCGATCACCAGTACATGATCTATCATGGACCAATCCTCGCGGCTCTCGACCAGTAATGGGATCGCCAGAATCACATACGGATGACTGGCATACTGGGCAATTTGCTGTACGGCCTCAGCACGGATCGCCGGGTGCATGATCTGATTCAGTTGTTCGAGGGCCTCTGGGTGCTCAAACACGTGCGCGCGCAGTGTGGCCCGGCTGAGACGTCCATCTGCCTCAAACATGTGGTCGCCAAAAGCCGCCCTCACCGCTTGCATGGCAGGACTGCCGGGGTCACTCATGGCGTGCGCAATGTGGTCCAGATCCACCACAGGCACGCCTAAGGCAGAAAATGCTGCACACGCCTCGCTTTTACCACTGCCGATACCGCCGGTCACGGCCACCACTTTTGCCATGTGCTGCTCCCGTTAAGGCACTAAATAATAAGCGGCCAGAGTTTGCCCATAAAACAGGGCGGCGATGCCGCCCAGGGCTAAAAAAGGACCAAAAGGAATCGCAGTTTGTCGGGTTTTGCCTTTGAGCAGAATCAAGCCGATGCCGATCACACTACCAACCACCGAGCTCAATAAAATGACCGCTGGCAGCAGTTGCCAGCCGAACCAGGCACCGATCGCAGCCAGCAGCTTGAAATCACCGTACCCCATGCCCTCCTTGCCTGTCACGAGTTTAAACAGCCAGTAGACCGCCCACAACACCAGATAACCCGCCATGGCACCGATCACGGCTGACGAGAGATCGGTAAACCCATCTTTAAGGTTAAGCAACAGCCCCAGCCACAACAGCGGCAAGGTAATGTCATCAGGCAACAGTTGTGTATCAAAATCAATAAAGGTCAATGCGACCAGCGCGAATACAAATGCCAGTGCAAACAAGGTCAAATGGCTATAGCCATATTGCACAGCCACCGCAACCGACAGACCGCCGGTCAGCAATTCAACCAATGGATAACGCATTGAAATCGGCGCATGACAGGCTTTACAGCGTCCGCGTAAGAATAGATAGCTGATCACAGGAATATTCTCGAATGCCGTAATCTGGTGTCCGCAATGCGGGCAGATCGAACGTGGCACCACAAGATTGTATTTGGGTTGATCAGGCACCTCTTGCCCCTGCAAATCGAGACAGCTTGCCTGCCATTCACGCTCCATCATTTTGGGCAAACGATGAATCACTACATTGAGAAAGCTGCCAACTAGCAAACCAAATACCAGACAGGCGGCTTGCAGGGCATGAGGCTGCGTGCGCAGCAGACTTAAAACAGGTTCAAGGATTTCGTGCATGATGCCGATAACAAAGAATAAGGTTGCTGCATCATCTCATCGTTGATGCCCATAGGCAAGGCTGACAAAGTGCAAAACTGCTTTAAAAGCGCATTCTTCTGGCTTGAAAACTGTTTGCAAGTCACCATTTATGTGTAAGATGGTCATGACACAGCAACTTGAGTGGTTTGCGTCTGTGTGAAGTGGCATCTGTTATCTATAGAAGGAAGTTGCCTATGTCTGATCAAATCAAATTTACATCGCCAACCGAAGTTGAGTTGAACGAGGTTGAACATCCTGCCTGGGATGAGCCAGTGATTTGTCGAGTAGAAGTCGATTTACCTGGATGGCTCACCAAACTGACCGGACAATCACACTGGGAAGTCTACAGTGAAGAAGAAGAGGAAAACTGCGTAAGCTTTGCGATGCGCTCTTCGAATCATCATCGTTTGCAAAAAGCGATGGCGTCAGCAGAGAGCGACCTGCAGGCAGAGGTGACCTTGTATCACAACGGCTATGCCGTCGTCGATGTCAATGGAAAATCCTTGTTTGATGGCGCATTGACCCATGCGACCAACGACTGCGCGCGACTCAGCTACTACCACATGAGTGGCGAGCCTATCGCCCTGAATTAACCCGGTGTTTGGTTCAGCCGGTATTTTTTAAGTGTTGTCGCCTGCGTACAAGCAGGCAACACCTTAATGTTGCCGGTTGACCGAAAACTGGGCCAAATCCAGCAAAGCCTGTTTGGCGGGCGTCAGTTCAAAAATGGCCAGTGATTCACAGGCCTGTTCTGCTTCTTTTTGCGCCACGGCGCGTACATAATCAAATGCCTTCACAGCATGCAAAATCTCCAGCACGGCATCTAGCTGCGTGACCTGCCCTTCTAACAAGGCCTGCTTGACCAAGTCCGCTTGCGCGGTTGGCGCTTGCTGGATGGCATACAACATCGGTAAGGTCACTTTTCCCTCGGCCAGGTCATTGCCCAAGGTTTTGCCAATTTTTTCGCTGTCTCCAGTCAAATCCAGCACATCATCTATGAGCTGAAAGGCCGTGCCCAAGTGCATGCCATACTTGGCCAGCCCCTCTTCTTGCGCGACGCTGGCCTGAC
It includes:
- a CDS encoding Nudix family hydrolase → MTKLVQVAVAILIRPNGEYLLASRPNGKGWAGWWEFPGGKIESGESPEQALIRESQEELGITPTQIQPWIKRRYDYPATHDAEAKTVLLHFFFVHTWQGELQAREGQQFAWQHPRTLNVSPVLPANAPIMQALSLPPVYAISNIQEMGEHAFLQALKQQLDQGLQLLQIRESQLDDAALAKLSEEVLQLCAPYDCRCLLNGSPEQALQLGYHGVHLNSQRLMTLTKKPDNLLVGASCHNRVELAQAQSLQLHFAMLSPVLPTKSHPEATGLGWEQFGEMLNGLEIPVYALGGMHFEHVSQAQSFGARGIAMQRAIWEQQTCAPSAASYAHTG
- a CDS encoding VOC family protein, encoding MKIDSLDHLVLTVKDIETTASFYSRVLGMDIITFGGGRKALSFGTQKINLHQVGKELEPKAQQPMPGSADLCFITSVPLSDVAIHLSSCNVAVIEGPVQRTGATGKILSVYFRDPDMNLIEVSNHVHA
- a CDS encoding VF530 family protein; amino-acid sequence: MNTEQPNNPLHGITLAKVVEQLVAHYGWEALATRININCFKNDPSVKSSLKFLRRTPWARAEVEALFLRTFSN
- a CDS encoding DNA gyrase inhibitor YacG; its protein translation is MTQAVVKPRKVACPACGETTEYSPKNPFRPFCSERCKLMDLGDWASEKFRIPDSTPPDLYEPE
- a CDS encoding copper chaperone PCu(A)C, with translation MQTKHLCLKLLASLCLLASTAFAHAEVKLTDAWVRASNPGQSVGAAYLTLTSPQDVTLVYIETERAESVEMHSMTMQNGVMKMRSMEALPVPAGKPIKLAPGGLHLMLFELPTPFKAGEQVKFRLCFKDKQGNITDQFVTMPVKAAP
- a CDS encoding DoxX family protein: MQQQSSIHYVPSKALRIGLWVAQVAAFGIYVFSGITKFTTPIPELSQMMPWTGQYSENFVRFIGLVDLAGGIGILLPSLTRILPKLTVLAALGCTVLQILAIAFHASRDEFMVLPFNAVLISLSIFVLWGRHNKAQIAAR
- a CDS encoding LysR family transcriptional regulator; the protein is MDTLLSLHLLDAVAERKSFSAVADRFSLSPAMTSKHIQHIERQVGARLLNRNSRNVSLTEAGERYLAAVRPLLEGLAEAKAQVSHATLAPHGVLKASMPVWMANSAFARLIAVYRAENPKVTLDFDLSGRMVNLVEDGFDLALRVTMALGEGLIARKLSMVRFYLVASPEFLNQIGRPTTVTDLSGAPFLAYAPMANGGHIRFGEGADAVNINFRQIMQSENETLLLLAACEGMGFVFLPHWLVNDYITDGRLELVLPDTLCPTTPLYAIYPDRNYLPAKVRSFLDFLSGPNGFGVNQK
- a CDS encoding Maf family protein; the encoded protein is MNNRKIILASRSPRRVELLAQLGISCDIMPADIDESCWPGEDPARYVQRLAVAKAQAIHAEHGHRGLPILAADTTVALGNEILGKPADAAEALAMLTRLSGSLHEVHTAVAVMHEGKAQCLLSTTRVHMMPVPLAVLQDYVASGEPMDKAGAYGIQGRAGAWIARIEGSYSGVMGLPLHETAQLLNAW
- a CDS encoding ATP-binding protein yields the protein MNTIEQLIQRADQLITRLEHLLPTPPAEPDWQAVAWRWVKHNGQGQLQAVGHPHQILLDDIRFIDRQKNEVVRNTRQFLQGLPANHVLLTGARGTGKSSLVKAVLNAYASQGLRLIEVEKQDLTDLPQITQLIRNRPEKFIIFCDDLTFEANDIGYKALKVILDGSIENASSNLLVYATSNRKNLMPEYMSDNQPIVDNGEIRQNDTIDEKTSLAERFGLWLSFYSFDQDEYLNIAAHWLQTFGITMDETARHAALQFYHTRGARSGRVAYQFAKDYAGQLQLKS
- a CDS encoding MoaF C-terminal domain-containing protein, translated to MIQFSFINLLLLASFSTAQAADYLGQFLYKYDSGSIYRVKVNDARSMSWVCIEGSEKGANGIEKPERFKVAEKIYFASWVEKTGISVSQVINLKTMKVYSTIIDGKERYVLAGKVIREK
- a CDS encoding class III extradiol ring-cleavage dioxygenase, giving the protein MQKMPVYFLSHGGGPWLWLMDEMGDSYGLLHRSLQDIPAHLPKKPKAMLVVSGHWEEEDFTVMAHPNPPMIYDYSGFPEKTYHIHYKAPGAPTFAHRIMGLLASAGIGASENTMRGYDHGVYTIAYPMYPDADVPIIQLSIQRDYSPEAHMAVGRVLAPLREEGILIIVSGMNYHDLCFPRDAKEKSRLFDRWITQTLTGQTGQKRSKLLTAWESAPAARFAHPREDHFIPLMIATGAAEDDTATVIYNELLMGMVFTSSYRFDAK
- the rng gene encoding ribonuclease G → MSLAQEVLINVTPQETRVAILEQGIVQELHIERASSLGIVGNIYRGTVVRVLPGMQSAFVEIGLPRAAFLHAADIMECHTEEGAVKTDRPIQEVLHEGQSIIVQVIKEAIGTKGARLTTEISIAGRFLVYLPYQKHIGVSQRIDHEEEREFLRNRLLGLLPEAREGGYIIRTMSENATDQELLADIEYLRKVWQKIQTESTKVGERSLIFYDLSLPRRILRDVVCTETTSIRVDSREMFERLKEFAELYVSHAVKPLTHYKGERSLFEFYDIENEIEKALARKVELKSGGYLIFDQTEALTTVDVNTGSFVSGKNLSDTIFKTNLEAAQAIARQLRLRNLGGIIIIDFIDMDEDAQRAAVLEELRSAVTLDRARINVNGFSALGLVELTRKRTRESLAHLLCESCQVCQGRGELKTAQTICYEIMRELLRESKQFKNAKEFKILASPEVINMLGDEESQSLANLSDFIKRPVSLHPDTQYGREEFDIVWV